A genomic stretch from Hugenholtzia roseola DSM 9546 includes:
- a CDS encoding two-component regulator propeller domain-containing protein produces the protein MEKAFSFGGKKRAEQRFSSLGLVVFGFLWLFFQIFGCFFIQLLAQEKIQEKRVSQYISDGWDRKDGLPSNTLQNVYCSKEGYLWIASYAGLTRFDGFHFETFDGKNTPQIQTTAFSRFLELPDSSLWATTTGGGGLVRYQKGKFESYSQKAGLPSVTIDPLILDASGKKIWVGTRGKGIFQFDLTTKQFKALEIERLKSSFVFDLYQEKNGTLWIGTEGEGLFQYFSDGSLKRVEIEPQEPLLNEKGVVHFIFQDRKNRVFVSIDNYLYVYQNQKFQRISLLDGYPLLSITEDSKGDLWLGTPFSLLRFDFEKNEIDELTKTPQHQQLHINGLTFDREGSLWAATYRFGLLRLRDGNFTNYTQQEGLATNTVNSFFEYEKDKLLVCSDNGKVNLLDAKNHQVSLLNFKTDLGKERIRTAIQDQKGNFWIGSYAGLLKIEPNGKEILYHKNNPDPNRRLLDNQVRAVVAHPNGDLWIGTRSGGIEIWKTDGTKLFLNKNNGKLPSNFVMHLLTLKDGRVLVSTNDNGIAFFSAEGKILRFISEKEGLGNNLVFSATEDAQNQTWIATNGKISWLRQDGRIFNFSPQNGLPFPYPLDVKFDEQGALWVSSSIGLVRIAYSELEAVADGKKEMLETQIFDRSDGMVSSECIGAVQMYETQDRRIWIPTMGGISVLKPTEIQKNLVLPPVYLQAVQTDQTNWYPQADGKKLLTLDQNWQRLTFRFAALSYIAPEKVRVRYQLKGYDQDWIEAENLRQISYTRLPAGRYEFRLMAANSDGLWNRQGVSFAFVIQPRFHETTLFYLLSFVFLVGLITLFYRWRIKKEQQQKLELQELVLERTREILNQKEEIDFQRERAIKAYQNIQVLSQIGQNITATLDMSSMTQKVYQLVNTLLPAEGFGVGIYVASQDHIEFRGFIEGGLILPTHAEPLSDSTTLAYRCFVKGEEIWSNQVRQDFADLLVEQKYKNGMVGNLPESLLYMPLKMESEILGVITVQSFQKGAYTETHVDILRNLASYIAIAVANSKSYEIIREKNTHITDSIRYAEKIQRAILPPFERVAQHFGAAALLFQPKDIVSGDFFWFHKVQEKNKDFHFLAVVDCTGHGVPGAFMSLIGNILLNEIVKDLQIHEPAQILEVLDAQIRQVLRQKDFSGHDGMDLILCRFQQLPQQDGVELVYAGAKRPLLIACIQEDDQQQKKRSVQIAKTTRRSIGGSFKRLQDFEQYTQVLYKGDRLFLTTDGYTDQANPQGDKIGTKLLLTQLEQTLFQSLDEQFMTLKRLLNNFSQQAEQRDDITLLGIEV, from the coding sequence ATGGAAAAGGCGTTTTCTTTTGGTGGTAAAAAAAGAGCGGAGCAGCGTTTTTCTTCGCTTGGCTTGGTCGTTTTTGGCTTTTTGTGGCTTTTTTTCCAAATATTTGGCTGTTTTTTTATACAACTTTTGGCGCAGGAAAAAATACAAGAAAAGCGCGTCAGCCAATACATTTCTGATGGCTGGGATAGAAAAGACGGATTGCCCTCGAATACCTTGCAAAACGTCTATTGCAGCAAAGAAGGCTACCTTTGGATAGCTTCTTATGCAGGACTTACGCGCTTCGATGGCTTTCATTTCGAAACTTTTGACGGCAAAAATACGCCCCAAATTCAGACGACAGCCTTTTCGCGCTTCCTCGAACTGCCCGATAGCAGCCTTTGGGCAACCACTACGGGCGGCGGCGGCTTGGTGCGCTACCAAAAGGGCAAATTTGAAAGTTATAGCCAAAAAGCAGGTTTGCCTTCTGTAACGATAGACCCCCTAATTTTAGACGCAAGTGGGAAAAAAATATGGGTGGGAACGCGCGGAAAGGGCATTTTTCAATTCGACCTCACTACCAAACAATTTAAAGCCCTTGAAATAGAGCGGCTAAAAAGTAGTTTTGTATTTGATTTATATCAAGAAAAAAATGGCACACTTTGGATAGGAACGGAAGGCGAAGGTTTATTTCAATATTTTTCCGATGGCAGCCTCAAAAGAGTGGAAATAGAGCCGCAAGAGCCACTACTCAACGAAAAAGGGGTAGTGCATTTTATCTTTCAAGACAGAAAAAATAGGGTTTTTGTTAGTATTGATAACTACTTGTATGTCTATCAGAATCAGAAATTCCAACGCATTTCTCTTTTAGATGGCTATCCGCTTCTTTCTATCACCGAAGATAGCAAGGGCGACCTTTGGTTGGGTACGCCTTTTAGTCTTTTGCGTTTTGATTTTGAAAAAAACGAAATAGATGAACTTACAAAAACGCCACAACATCAACAGCTGCACATCAACGGGCTTACCTTTGATAGAGAAGGCAGTCTTTGGGCTGCTACCTACCGTTTCGGACTTTTGCGCCTTAGAGATGGCAATTTTACCAATTATACCCAACAAGAGGGGCTGGCTACCAATACCGTAAATTCTTTTTTCGAGTATGAAAAAGACAAACTTTTAGTCTGTTCAGACAACGGCAAAGTCAATTTGCTTGACGCAAAAAATCATCAAGTAAGCCTTCTCAATTTCAAAACCGACTTGGGAAAGGAGCGTATCCGTACTGCCATTCAAGACCAAAAGGGCAATTTTTGGATTGGCTCTTATGCAGGCTTGCTCAAAATCGAACCCAACGGAAAAGAAATTTTATACCACAAAAATAATCCCGACCCTAACCGTCGCCTTCTCGATAATCAGGTCAGAGCGGTAGTGGCACACCCAAACGGCGACCTTTGGATTGGCACGCGTTCAGGCGGCATAGAAATTTGGAAAACAGACGGCACAAAACTTTTTCTCAATAAAAACAATGGCAAACTGCCCTCGAATTTTGTCATGCACCTGCTCACTTTGAAAGATGGGCGCGTTTTGGTTTCCACCAACGACAACGGCATTGCCTTCTTTTCTGCCGAAGGCAAAATCCTACGTTTTATCTCCGAAAAGGAAGGTTTGGGCAATAATCTGGTTTTCAGTGCCACAGAAGACGCACAAAATCAAACATGGATTGCGACAAATGGTAAAATCTCTTGGCTTCGCCAAGATGGGCGCATTTTTAATTTCTCTCCCCAAAATGGTTTGCCTTTTCCCTACCCCTTAGATGTGAAATTTGACGAGCAGGGCGCACTTTGGGTCAGTTCTTCTATTGGTTTGGTCAGGATTGCTTATAGCGAATTGGAAGCGGTAGCTGATGGCAAGAAAGAAATGCTCGAAACACAGATTTTCGACCGCAGCGATGGCATGGTGAGTTCGGAATGTATCGGTGCAGTGCAGATGTATGAAACACAGGATAGGCGCATTTGGATACCCACAATGGGCGGCATTTCGGTCTTAAAGCCTACCGAAATTCAAAAAAATTTGGTCTTGCCGCCTGTTTATTTGCAAGCAGTACAGACCGACCAAACGAATTGGTATCCACAGGCAGACGGCAAAAAGTTGCTCACCTTAGACCAAAATTGGCAACGCCTCACCTTCCGTTTTGCTGCCCTTAGCTACATTGCACCCGAAAAAGTGCGCGTCCGTTATCAGCTCAAAGGTTATGACCAAGACTGGATTGAAGCCGAAAACCTGCGCCAAATTAGCTACACACGCCTCCCTGCGGGTAGGTACGAATTTCGCCTGATGGCAGCCAATAGCGACGGACTCTGGAATAGGCAGGGCGTGAGTTTTGCCTTTGTCATTCAGCCACGTTTTCACGAAACGACCTTATTCTACCTCCTTTCTTTTGTTTTTTTGGTAGGATTGATAACCCTATTTTACCGTTGGCGCATCAAAAAAGAGCAACAGCAAAAATTAGAACTGCAAGAACTTGTCTTGGAACGCACGCGCGAAATTCTCAACCAAAAAGAGGAGATAGATTTTCAGCGCGAAAGAGCCATTAAAGCCTATCAAAATATTCAGGTATTGAGTCAGATAGGGCAAAATATCACCGCTACGCTCGATATGAGTTCGATGACCCAAAAAGTCTATCAACTTGTCAATACCCTTTTGCCTGCCGAAGGGTTTGGGGTAGGTATCTATGTTGCAAGTCAAGACCATATAGAATTTCGCGGCTTTATCGAGGGTGGCTTGATACTGCCCACTCACGCCGAGCCATTGAGCGACAGCACTACATTGGCATACCGTTGTTTTGTAAAGGGCGAAGAAATTTGGTCGAATCAGGTGCGCCAAGATTTTGCCGACCTACTTGTAGAGCAGAAGTATAAAAATGGCATGGTAGGCAATTTGCCCGAATCACTCCTCTATATGCCCTTGAAGATGGAAAGCGAAATTTTAGGGGTCATTACCGTACAAAGTTTTCAGAAAGGGGCATACACCGAAACACACGTCGATATTTTGCGAAACTTAGCCTCTTATATTGCCATTGCGGTTGCTAATAGCAAATCGTATGAAATTATACGCGAAAAAAATACGCACATTACCGATAGTATTCGTTATGCCGAAAAGATACAACGCGCCATTTTGCCGCCCTTTGAGCGCGTCGCTCAACATTTTGGGGCAGCGGCTTTGCTTTTCCAGCCCAAAGACATTGTGTCTGGCGATTTCTTTTGGTTTCATAAGGTGCAGGAAAAAAACAAAGATTTTCACTTTTTAGCCGTCGTCGATTGCACAGGGCATGGCGTACCCGGTGCTTTTATGTCTTTGATTGGCAATATCCTACTCAATGAAATTGTCAAAGACTTGCAAATTCATGAGCCTGCCCAAATTTTGGAGGTATTAGATGCACAAATTAGGCAGGTCTTGCGACAGAAAGATTTTTCAGGACACGACGGCATGGATTTGATTTTGTGCCGCTTCCAGCAACTGCCGCAGCAAGATGGTGTAGAATTGGTCTATGCAGGTGCAAAACGCCCACTTCTTATTGCCTGCATACAAGAAGACGACCAGCAGCAGAAAAAGAGAAGCGTTCAGATAGCCAAGACAACGCGCCGCTCGATAGGGGGAAGTTTTAAAAGGCTGCAAGATTTCGAACAATACACACAAGTTTTATACAAAGGCGATAGACTTTTTCTCACCACAGACGGCTATACCGACCAAGCAAACCCACAAGGCGACAAAATCGGCACTAAACTCCTACTTACGCAATTAGAACAGACGCTTTTTCAGAGTTTAGATGAGCAATTTATGACCCTTAAACGGCTCTTAAACAATTTTTCCCAACAAGCCGAGCAGCGTGATGATATTACCCTTTTGGGAATTGAAGTATAG